In Ruania alkalisoli, the DNA window GGTCGTACTTGATGGAGCGCTGGCCGTTGAGGTCGATGTGGAAGAGCTTGCCGGCCCACAGCGCCTGGGCGATACCGTGCGTGTAGTTCAGCCCGGCCATCTGCTCGTGCCCGGTTTCGGGGTTGAGGCCAACGATGTCGCCGTGCTCGAGTTCGGCGATGAAGCCCAGTGCGTGGCCGACGGTCGGCAGCAGGATGTCCCCGCGGGGCTCATTCGGCTTCGGCTCGAGCGCGATCTTGAGGTCGTAGCCCTGGGACTTGATGTAGGCGGCGACGGTGTCCACACCCTCGCGGTAGCGGTCGAGGGCGGCGTTGACGTCCTTCGCGCCGTCGTACTCGCTTCCCTCACGGCCACCCCACATCACGAACGTGGTGGCGCCGAGCGAGGCGGCGAGGTCGACGTTGCGGATCACCTTGCGCAGGCCGAAGCGGCGTACAGAGCGGTCGTTCGCAGTGAAGCCGCCGTCCTTGAACACCGGGTGAGAGAACAGATTGGTCGTCACCATCTCGATGGTCAGACCGGCGGCGTCAGCGGCCTTCTTGAAGTCGGCAAAGCCCTTCTCCCGGGTGGCGTCGTCAGCGCCGAAGGGCACGACGTCGTCGTCGTGGAACGTGACTCCCCAGGCACCGGCCTCGGCGAGATGGGGCAGGTATTCAGTGGGGTCCAGTGCCGGGCGGGTGGCCTGACCGAACTGGTCCTGGGCGGCCCAGCCGACGGTCCACAGACCGAAGGAGAACTTGTCGTCAGGGGTTGGCGTGCGCGCCATGGCGGGCTCCTCGTCGCAGCAGGAAGGTGATGGCCTGTCGTTGTTTGTTGCGCTGCACAACTTATCGGCTTGTTTCGGCTAAGGTCAACAGTCATGGACGGATATCCCGACCGGCCGCGGCGCGCAGCGCGCCAGGAGAGCCTGCGAGAACACAACCTCGCGCTGGTGGCGCGGACCGTCCTGCTCGCCCCGGGACCGCCCTCGCGCGCCGATGTGGCGGCACGCACCGGGCTCAACCGCGCCACCGTCTCCCGGCTCGTGGCGGAACTGGTTGCCGGTGGCCTGCTCAGTGAGGACGATCCGGTCGCCGCCGGCGCGGGGCGACCCGCCACTCCCCTGCGCCCGGCCGCTGGAACGGTCGCCGGCCTCGGGCTGGAGATCAACATCGACTTCGTGGGTGCGCGGCTGATCGATCTCGCCGGAGGGGTGGTCGCCGAACGAATCACCCCCGGCCACTTCCGCGACACCGATCCGGACGAGATCCTGGGCCTCGCTGCTCACCTGGGCCAGCAGACCCTCGACTCCGCACCGGACGTACCGACCGCAGGCACGGCGCTGGCCCTGCCCGGACTGGTACGTGAGAACCGGTTGCTGACCGCGCCCAACCTCGACTGGCACGACCTCGACCCGGCGGATGTGCTCACCCGGGCCGCGCCGGGACTGGGGCCGGTCACGCTGGACAACGAAGC includes these proteins:
- the xylA gene encoding xylose isomerase, with translation MARTPTPDDKFSFGLWTVGWAAQDQFGQATRPALDPTEYLPHLAEAGAWGVTFHDDDVVPFGADDATREKGFADFKKAADAAGLTIEMVTTNLFSHPVFKDGGFTANDRSVRRFGLRKVIRNVDLAASLGATTFVMWGGREGSEYDGAKDVNAALDRYREGVDTVAAYIKSQGYDLKIALEPKPNEPRGDILLPTVGHALGFIAELEHGDIVGLNPETGHEQMAGLNYTHGIAQALWAGKLFHIDLNGQRSIKYDQDLVFGHGDLLSAFFTVDLIENGFPGGGPTYDGPRHFDYKPSRTEGFEGVWDSARANMETYLLLAEKARAYRADPEVQAALEASGVFELSQPTLAEGESLADLLADRSAFEDFDADASGERNAGFVRLNQLAIRHLIG